In the Taeniopygia guttata chromosome 12, bTaeGut7.mat, whole genome shotgun sequence genome, one interval contains:
- the GP9 gene encoding platelet glycoprotein IX: protein MELLAVLGCALLLAGVLAEPCPSPCSCWSLGEPWGTGVDCSSRGLRALPALPRLTRSLRLHNNSLASIPAGALDSLGHLQELQLWDNPWHCDCHILYLKLWLQDFSAPALARLRCASPARLRMKALGQLTGNDLGVCSQLLPTKCLQFFWRDLLLIAGAIITLLLVAWALKFSKKLVCQLSLGRRRLRRNIPKTHKVL from the coding sequence ATGGAGCTGCTGgccgtgctgggctgtgccctgctgctcGCCGGGGTCCTGGCTGAGCCTTGTCCATCCCCGTGCAGCTGCTGGTCCCTGGGGGAGCCCTGGGGGACAGGGGTGGACTGCAGCTCGCGGGGGCTGCGCGCCCTGCCCGCCCTGCCGCGCCTGACCCGCAGCCTGCGCCTGCACAACAACAGCCTGGCCTCCATCCCCGCCGGGGCCCTGGACAGCCTGGGccacctgcaggagctgcagctctgggacaaCCCCTGGCACTGCGACTGTCACATCCTGTACCtgaagctctggctgcaggacttCTCCGCGCCCGCGCTCGCCCGCCTCAGGTGCGCCAGCCCCGCTCGGCTGAGGATGAAGGCCCTGGGGCAGCTGACTGGGAATGATCTGGGCGTTTGTAGCCAGCTTCTCCCAACCAAGTGTCTCCAGTTCTTCTGGAGAGACCTCCTTTTAATTGCTGGGGCCATAATTACCCTCCTTTTAGTGGCGTGGGCTCTGAAGTTCTCCAAAAAGCTGGTGTGCCAGCTCAGCCTCGGGAGGCGGCGGCTGAGGAGGAACATCCCCAAAACACACAAGGTACTGTGA